In Leptospira montravelensis, the genomic window TGCCCTCGAATCGAATCCATACAAGCTTGGTCTACCACCACTTGCCCTTGTGAGGTCACCAAACGAACATCCAAAACTTGGCCTTGTTCGCTTAACATAAATAAAACTTTGGTTTCCCCTTCTTTGATTCCTTCTCGTGCGACAACACCTGCCATGTCTCGGTAAGCATAGTTTCCACCACCAGGAGGAGCAAAAGATTCCTCAATTCGTTTTAACATGTTTTTAAAGTAATAATAACCTGCTAATTGTTTGGTGGGAATCGTAAGAGCTTTGGCACCGTCCCAACGGAACAAAAAGTCTTGTTGGAACCTATAGTTAAACGGAATTTTTGTCATTTGCCCAGAACTTGCGGACTGGTTCGGACTTTCTTCGGCATTGGAATTGGTTTTGGGATCTGCTTTAAAAATCCCTACTTCAAAAAGTTCTTCTTCTTTGGATTGTTCTGATTTGGGTTGGGCTTTACTTGGAGTGGATGCAGAACTTCCCATGATGAATTCACGAAATTGTGTGAGAGTATGGAATCCTTGTTTTTCCGTGAGGCCACCACCGCCCGACGAATCCTTGTTAGAGAGGGCTTTGTATTCATCTTTTTTGTCTGGGTTGATAAACTGCTGTTCGACAAGAACTTCGTAAATTTTTTCCTGTTCTTTGGGCCCTAACATTTCAGCGGCTTGTTCTTCAGCCATCATCTTCCAAAGCATATTCCTTGTGATGAGGTGTGCGAGGACAAAGGAGGCAATGAGGATGACAAAGGTGAAGGCGAAGAAAAGTCTACGTTCCCCTTCTTCCTTTTCAGGTAACCGGAAATCAAAAGAGAGTTGGGCCATTTTCGCGATTTTCCCCGATATTTCCAGTATACACAATTCCCAAATGTTCGTAAGCTTTTTTCGTAGCCACTCGCCCTTGTGGTGTGCGGTCAATGAGACCCACCCGGACAAGAAATGGTTCGTAGGTGTCTTCTAAAGTGCGTTCTTCTTCCCCAAGAACCACCGCAATGGGTTTGATTCCCACAGGCCCACCACCGTAACGATGGATGAGAATGTCCAAAATTTGGCGATCCACGGCATCGAGGCCCAAATGGTCCACACCCATCCTTTCGAAAGCAAACTTGCAAGTTTCTAAACTAACAGAAGTTTCATTGCGAACTTCTGCAAAGTCCCGAACTCGTTTCAAAAGATGATTGGCAATCCTTGGAGTTTTGCGGCTTCGTTTTCCAATCTCTAAAGCCACCCCATCTCCCAGAGAAACTCCAAGGAGTTTTGCCGAACGATCCACGATGATTTGCATTTCCCCATCAGTATAAAAATCCAGTTTGAGATGGATTCCAAACCGTGACTTTAAGGGTTCACTCACAAGCCCAGAGCGAGTGGTGGCACCGACAAGGGTAAAGGGTTGGAGTTGGATCTGGAGGGCATTGGCAGTGACTCCTTCGCCTACCACAAGGTCCACAAAGAAGTTCTCCATCGCAGGATAGAGCAACTCTTCTTGTTTTTTGATAAAGCCGTGGATTTCGTCGATAAAAAGGACTTCGTTGGTTTTGAGTAAAGTTAAAAAACGAACAAGATCCGCACCTTTGGAAATAGCAGGAGCGGATGTGGGTGTGAAGGCCACGGCAAGCTCATTGGCAATGATATTGGCAAGAGTGGTTTTTCCAAGGCCAGGAGGACCGGAAATAAGAACATGGTCGAGGGGGCTCTTTCGTTTCCGAGCCGCCTCTACATAAACCGAAAGATTGGCTAAAACCTCTTTTTGTCCTATAAATTCAGATAATTTTGTGGGGCGAAGGCTCGGTTCATCTTCGCCCGGTTGGATCCAATCTTCTCTTAAACTCACCTCAATTGGGTTTCTGCTCTGGAGTGATGGAAGTCAAGATTTCATTTTTATTTCGAATGATTTTTATCTCGATTCGTTTTCCAATTTTTGAAGACCTCACAAAACCAATGAGTTCCTCTGGTGTTTGGATTTCTTTTCCTCCCATTTCTACAATCACATCAAAAAGTTTTAATCCGGCTTTGTCTGAAGGAGATCCCTTGATGATTTGTCGGACAATCGCACCTTTTGTGTCTTTGAGTTTGAGTTGTTCCATATCTTCTTCACTGACAGCATCAAGACCCACACCAATCCAAGGACGAGTGACTTTCCCGTTGGTTTTGATTTCTTCCGCCACTCTCCGTGCTTCATTGATAGGAATGGTAAATCCAATTCCCACGGAGCCGCCTGATTGTGAAGCAATCATACGATTGATCCCGATCACTTCCCCTCGGATGTTGAGGAGTGGGCCTCCACTATTTCCTTGGTTGATGGCAGCATCGGTTTGGATGTAGGATAAACCTGAGGAATCAATCCCTCCCCGTTGTACCGCAGAAACAACCCCGACTGTAAAGGAATGTTCAAAACCGAGTGGGGCACCAATGGCAATGGCCCAGTTTCCTACTTTGACTTTATTGGAATCCGCAAGTACAATCGGACGAAGCGTACCCTTCGGAGCATCTATCTTGAGTAAGGCGATATCCATTGTTTCATCAGAACCAATGAGTTTGGCATCAAAGGTCTTTTGATTTTTAAATTTCACTGTGAGTTTGTCCATGTCTTTGATCACATGGTGGTTCGTCATAATATAACCATCTTCGTTAAGAACAATTCCCGATCCTAGACCTGATTGTTTTTGTTTCATCACACGACCCGATCCACCACCAGGGCGTCCAAAAAAATGATCAAAATATGGGTCTCCCGAAAACGGATGTTGTTGGACATTGACTGTCCTTTCTGTGGCAATCGAAACCACACTGGGAGAAACTTTATCAAAAACTTCTTGGAAGGCATCTTCCAAAGCCACTGCTTGTGTTTGGGCTGGGGATAATTTTTCTCCACCGTCTGCTTTTAATTGCAGAGGATTTTCGGTAGAATTTCCGCAAGTAAGAATGGGAGACAAAAATGTTCCCAACAGTAAAAAACTAAAAGCAACTGCTAAGTAACGTAAAGGATTCGATTTTTTTAAAGTCATAGACAATTAACACTCTCTCCTAATATATAAGACCCGAAAAGTTCCAGGAAAGTTCTCATTTCTTGGGATCGTTTTTTTACAAAAAAACTTGAACATTTTGTACAAAGGTAAACTAGTCTTTTTATGGCAAAACGAGTTTTTATCCCTCTCTGTCCTGGCTTTGAAGAAATGGAAGCCATCATCCTCATTGATGTTTTGAGAAGAGGAAATGTCGAAGTGGTATCCGGCGGAAAATCCAAAGATCCCATCCTTGCCGCAAGAAAAACTCTTCATTTAGCAGACAAAACTTTTTCAGAAATCATTCCCAGTGAATTTGATGCCATCCTTCTTCCGGGTGGACTCGAAGGAACCAAACAACTCATGAAAGATCCAGAAATTAGTTCGATTCTAAAATCATTCCATCAACAATCAAAAATGATTGGAGCCATTTGTGCGGCTCCCAGTGTGCTCAGATATTTAGACATTATCTCCGGTGATGATCCATATACGGCCTTTCCTTCTGCCGATGATTTAGCTAAAGGAAAAGGGGGAATGTATACCGGAAAAAGAATCGAATCACATAACCATATCCATACGAGCATTGGCCCTGGTTCTGCTTTTGAATTTGCTTTGTATATTTTAGAAAGTTTAGAAGGAAAAGAAGTAATGGAAAAAGTGAAGTTGGGTTTACATTTACCTTAATTACGAAACTTGTTTGTTAATAAAACTAGTATATCGTTATAAAACTCTCATTAGTCGGCAGATTCCCTTTCATTCACTAAAGAAATTACGGCATTTTCTTCCGTATCAAACACTTCTAAATGACTTTCCATTCCAGTGAGTTTAAATACTTTAGCTACCGATCCGTGAACGCTACAAACCTTTAAGTTTCCGTGGTATTTTTTTAGTTTGTACATAGCAGTAACAAGTGTCCCGATTCCAGAACTATCCATAAACGGAACTTTTTCCAAATTCACAACGATCTCATATTGGTGTGTCCGCATTTTATCATCCAGAATGTCTTTCAATTCTTTTGCATTGTACAAATCAACCTCACCCTCAATGGTGATGATAGCGACTTGATTGGATGACTTCTCGTGGATGATCATTTGTAATGAGTTTGCATTTCGAAGGAGAATGAAAAGTCAAAAATTACATTCGAAAGACACCAAATGGTTTTCTTTCTTCCTTTCTTTGGCTTAAAATGGACAATGCTCTTCCTAAAACTTTCCTTGTATCAGCAGGATCAATGATTCCATCATCCCAAAGACGAGCAGAACTATATACCGCTGATGATTTTTTTTCATAATCTTCTAAAATCGGCTTTTTAAATATGGCCTCTTCGTCCGCCGACACTGTTTCTTTTGCCGCTTCTTTTTGGTCTTTCTTCACAGTCCAAAGAACATTGGCAGCTTGTTCTCCTCCCATTACAGAGATTCGAGCATTGGGCCACATCCATAAAAATTCAGGGGCGAAGGCACGACCACACATTCCATAATTTCCAGCACCGTAAGATCCACCCGTAACAATCGTTAACTTAGGAACTGTTGTTGTAGAAACAGCATTTACCATTTTGGCGCCGTCCCGAGCAATCCCATTGTTTTCGTATTTTTTCCCTACCATAAACCCTGTGATGTTTTGGAGGAATAAAAGTGGAATTCTTCTTTGGTCACAAAGTTCAATAAAATGAGATGCCTTCAGCGCTGACTCAGAAAATAGAACCCCATGATTGGCAATGATCCCAACAGGATATCCATACACTTCGGCAAACCCAGTCACAATGGTTGTGGCATATAGTTTTTTAAATTCATGAAATCTAGATCCATCCACAATCCTTGCAATGATCTCTCTTGGATCGTAAGACTTTTTAGAATCTCTTTCGATGATCCCATAAATTTCTTCAATGGGATATAGTGGTTCTTCTGTTTCTTTGGGTTGTGAATCTTTTTTTGAGTTTATATTTTTAATGATAGAACGAGTAATTTCCAAAGCATGAAAATCATCTTCGGCATAATGGTCTGTTACACCAGACACACGGCAATGAACATCAGCACCACCTAACTCTTCCCCGGTGACAACCTCACCTGTGGCTGCTTTGACAAGTGGTGGACCACCTAAAAAGATAGTTCCGTTTCCTTTAACAATCACAGACTCGTCAGACATAGCAGGAATATAGGCTCCACCTGCTGTGCAAGACCCCATAACAACTGCTATTTGTGAAATTCCTTTGGCACTCATTCGTGCTTGGTTGAAAAAAATACGTCCGAAGTGATCTTTGTCTGGGAACACTTCATCTTGCATGGGTAAAAATGCCCCGCCAGAATCCACCAAATAAATACAAGGAAGGGAATTGTTTTCGGCAATTTCTTGAGCGCGAACATGTTTTTTGACCGTAAGAGGATAATAAGTTCCTCCTTTGACTGTGGCATCATTGGCAACAATCATACAGTCGACACCTTCCACTTTACCAATTCCAGTGATGATTCCAGCAGAAGGAACGGGATCCGAATAAACACCTTCTCCTGCCAAACCACAAATCTCCATAAACTCAGTTCCCGCATCTATAAGTTCTGCAATTCTTTCTCTAGCAGTGAGTTTCCCTCTTGATTTATGTTTTTCAAGGGCCTTTTTTCCACCACCTAACTTCACATTATCGATAATTTTGCGAATTGGTACAATAGTTTCCAAATATGCTGTACGGTTTGCTACAAATTCAGAGGATTGCGGGTTTGTTTTGGAGATGATTCTTTCCATATTAATCCTTGTTCTGTTTGTTAAAATGAAAGGTTTTTGTTTTTTTATGTGAGAAGGAATCTACAAAGTAATGTAGTTTTTCAAAAATCACTTCAGGACATTCTTCCATCGGAAGATGTTTTGCAGGTAAAAAAACAAGGCTACTTGTCCTAAGAGTTTCTTTCATATACTCGGTTTGGTTGGGAGAAATACGGAAATCTTCCTCACCGATATAAATTTGACGAAGACCCACAAAGTTTTTTGCACCTTCTTCGATTTCGCGAAGCGCATGGGTCGAACGATCCACGTTTCGAATAAATTCTAAAGTGTTTTTGCGCGCCTTACCTTCAAATAACAAATGATACATGGTCTTTTCCCATTCATACGAAAGCTGATGAGTTTTATTTACCAGGAATAATTTATATATCAACCTAAGGAGCGGTGGGCGAAACAAAAAGGAAAACACTTCTCCAACTAGAGGCAAACGAAGGAAATGAAGGGGAAAATAAAAACGAAACTTTGGCAAATTCATAAATCCACCTAAAATGGATAAGGACTTATATTGATTTGCGTGTTCTTTAAAAGTAAAACATAGAATGGGAAGTGCATAATCAAACGCGACAACATGCACCTTTTTATCCCCTACTACCTTTTCTAAAAATGGAGCCAAATAGTGAGCTTGCAACCTATGCGAAAGTGGGTCGTCAGGTCTTGTGCTAAATCCAGTCCCTAAAAAATCAAGTGCAATCACTCGGTAATGTGCAGATAACAAATTAACCAATTTACGGTAGTTATATGATGTAGTTAAAAAACCAGGTAAAAGAAGGATTGTCTCTTCACCTTTTCCTTCATCCAGATAAAAAAAACGTAAATCATCAATTTCTACTGTTTTTCCAGAATTGATATGTTCTAACAAACTGGGTGTCATGTTTACTCCGCAAAACTTCCGTATAATTTTCTCAAATACTCTTCTTCAAATTCAAAAAGATTCATACCGCGTCGTGCCATGATTTTTTTTGTATCAAAAAGAAACTCTTCCAAACGGTAACGACCACCAGGTTTGATCCAAGTAAAGGCTGGCACATAACCTTGGATTCTGGATTCCACAACGTTACTCGCAATATCAAAAACAGTTCCTGTATTTGACATCACTCCAATCGCAAGTTTTGTAAAGGGACCAATCAGAGATCCAAATTTTATCGTACCAGTGTTTACAATCGAATCACCAATCTTTAACTTCACAATTCCATAATTGTTTTTTAAATCACTCGTAGTCGACAACGCACCTAGGTTTACCCAAGTGGAAACAAAACTATGTCCAAGAAAACCTTCATGGTGTTTGTTGGTGTAATCAAGAATGATTGAGTTTTCCACTTCCCCACCAATGCGACACTGGTTTCCAATAAGGCAGCCACCAGTGATACGAGCATTGTCAATTTGAGTATTTTTTCCGACAAAAACGGGGCCTTCTAAAAAACTAAATGAGGAAATTTTGGCTCCATCTTCAATGAGGATAGGACCATGAGTTGTATCAAAAACAACTCCAGGATAAACAGTCGCACCCGGATGAATGTATAGGTGTTTTTCTTTGCCTACAATATGAAATCCGGCTTGTTTTGCTTTGTACTTTTGGCGAAATCGTTTCCAATCTTTTTCTAAATTGAGAATGTCCTCGATGATAGAAGTGACTGTACCTAAAAGTTCCCAAGGCAGATAAGAATCAGAACTATAAATCGAATCATAATTATCAAGGTTAGCGGGTAAAACATGTGGGTATCTTTGAAAAATAAGTTTTTCAAAGTGAGGATCAGGACCTTTGTAAAAAATCTTAGCCCCTGGATATTTACGTTCTAATTTTTCAAGTAAACTGACACCACCAAGGTTCCATTCAAAAAAAGAATGAAATCTTGATAGAGGCTCAAGAGACGGGTTTCTTTTCGAATCGTCAAATAAGAGATTCACTGTTTACTCCACGGTCACAGATTTTGCTAAATTCCTAGGTTGGTCCACATTACATCCCCTAAGGATTGCTATATGGTAAGACAAAAGTTGCAAAGGAATGACAGCAAGTAATGGAACAAGGGCATCCGCTGTTTTTGGAATTTCAAATGTATAATCTGCCATAGATTTTATATCTGTATCCCCTTCTGTTACAACTGCAATCACCTTTCCCTTCCTTGCTTTCACTTCCTGGATATTAGAAATTACTTTTTCGTATGAGCCGTCTTTGGTTGCAATAAACACAACAGGCATATCTTCATCAATAAGGGCAATGGGCCCATGTTTCATTTCTGCGGCAGGATATCCTTCCGCATGAATGTAGGAAATTTCTTTTAATTTTAATGCACCTTCGAGAGCAACAGGGAAATTAAAACCGCGCCCCAAATAAAGGAAGTTAGATGCACGGTAATAATTTTCAGCGATATTTCGAATGTCGTCATCTTTAGTTAGAATTTTCGAAACCTTATCTGGAATCGAATCCAATTCTAAAAGTAAAGTTTGGTAATCAGATAAAGAGATAGAACCTTTTTTTAGACCTAAATACAAAGCCATCATGGTAAGGATCGATACTTGGGATGTGAATGCCTTTGTGGATGCCACACCAATCTCGGGACCTGCATGGAGATAAGCTCCTGCATGTGAGGCACGTGCTATGGAAGAACCCACCACGTTACAAACGCCAAAGATAAGTGCTCCCTTGGACTTTGCCAATTCAATCGCCGCAAGAGTATCCGCTGTTTCCCCTGATTGGGATACAGCAATGACCACATCCCTTTCTGTCACAATCGGATTGCGGTAACGAAATTCAGATGCATATTCTACTTCTGTAGGAATCCGAGCCAAGTCTTCGAATAAGTATTCACCTATCAAACCTGCATGCCAAGAAGTTCCGCAACCAACAAGGATTAAACGGTCTGCATTCAAAAAACGATTCAAATATTGATCAATCCCACTCAGGAACAAATGGTGTTCCCGAGATACGAGGCGACCTCGCATGGCATCACGCACTGACTTGGGTTGTTCAAAGATTTCTTTTAACATAAAGTGTGGATACCCACCCTTTTCAATGTCTTCCAAATCCAACTCTAGTTTTTGAATGAATGGAGTTTTAGTAACGTTTTCTAAGTTTTTAACCACAAGACTTCCGTCTTTGATAATGGCCATTTCTTGATCATTTAAGTATGTTACATTATTCGTGTATTCAATGATAGGTGTTGCATCAGAAGCTACAAAGTATTCATCTTCACCAATTCCAATCACAAGAGGTGAACCTTTTCTTGCCGCAATCATAGTTCTTTCGTTATCTTTCGATAAGATGACTATAGCATAGGCACCAACCACTTCATTCAAAGCCAGACGAACTGCTTCTTCAATAGGGCAGTTGTTTTGTTTTTTAATTTCTTCAATTAAATGGATTAGAACTTCTGAATCGGTATCGGATTTGAACTTATGTCCGTTTGCTTCTAATTCTTTTTTGATAGAACCGTAATTTTCAATGATCCCGTTATGAATGATGGCTAATTTTCCATCAGAACTAGTGTGTGGGTGAGCATTACGATCATTGGGTTCGCCGTGTGTTGCCCAACGTGTATGACCAATTCCCAATGTAGCAAGGAGTGTCCTGTCACCAATTTCCTT contains:
- a CDS encoding STAS domain-containing protein: MIIHEKSSNQVAIITIEGEVDLYNAKELKDILDDKMRTHQYEIVVNLEKVPFMDSSGIGTLVTAMYKLKKYHGNLKVCSVHGSVAKVFKLTGMESHLEVFDTEENAVISLVNERESAD
- the glmS gene encoding glutamine--fructose-6-phosphate transaminase (isomerizing), which translates into the protein MCGIVGYLGKREALPLIIKGLKRLEYRGYDSAGVALLNGGLEIVKKKGKVADLEKEIGDRTLLATLGIGHTRWATHGEPNDRNAHPHTSSDGKLAIIHNGIIENYGSIKKELEANGHKFKSDTDSEVLIHLIEEIKKQNNCPIEEAVRLALNEVVGAYAIVILSKDNERTMIAARKGSPLVIGIGEDEYFVASDATPIIEYTNNVTYLNDQEMAIIKDGSLVVKNLENVTKTPFIQKLELDLEDIEKGGYPHFMLKEIFEQPKSVRDAMRGRLVSREHHLFLSGIDQYLNRFLNADRLILVGCGTSWHAGLIGEYLFEDLARIPTEVEYASEFRYRNPIVTERDVVIAVSQSGETADTLAAIELAKSKGALIFGVCNVVGSSIARASHAGAYLHAGPEIGVASTKAFTSQVSILTMMALYLGLKKGSISLSDYQTLLLELDSIPDKVSKILTKDDDIRNIAENYYRASNFLYLGRGFNFPVALEGALKLKEISYIHAEGYPAAEMKHGPIALIDEDMPVVFIATKDGSYEKVISNIQEVKARKGKVIAVVTEGDTDIKSMADYTFEIPKTADALVPLLAVIPLQLLSYHIAILRGCNVDQPRNLAKSVTVE
- a CDS encoding GlmU family protein: MNLLFDDSKRNPSLEPLSRFHSFFEWNLGGVSLLEKLERKYPGAKIFYKGPDPHFEKLIFQRYPHVLPANLDNYDSIYSSDSYLPWELLGTVTSIIEDILNLEKDWKRFRQKYKAKQAGFHIVGKEKHLYIHPGATVYPGVVFDTTHGPILIEDGAKISSFSFLEGPVFVGKNTQIDNARITGGCLIGNQCRIGGEVENSIILDYTNKHHEGFLGHSFVSTWVNLGALSTTSDLKNNYGIVKLKIGDSIVNTGTIKFGSLIGPFTKLAIGVMSNTGTVFDIASNVVESRIQGYVPAFTWIKPGGRYRLEEFLFDTKKIMARRGMNLFEFEEEYLRKLYGSFAE
- the ruvB gene encoding Holliday junction branch migration DNA helicase RuvB codes for the protein MSLREDWIQPGEDEPSLRPTKLSEFIGQKEVLANLSVYVEAARKRKSPLDHVLISGPPGLGKTTLANIIANELAVAFTPTSAPAISKGADLVRFLTLLKTNEVLFIDEIHGFIKKQEELLYPAMENFFVDLVVGEGVTANALQIQLQPFTLVGATTRSGLVSEPLKSRFGIHLKLDFYTDGEMQIIVDRSAKLLGVSLGDGVALEIGKRSRKTPRIANHLLKRVRDFAEVRNETSVSLETCKFAFERMGVDHLGLDAVDRQILDILIHRYGGGPVGIKPIAVVLGEEERTLEDTYEPFLVRVGLIDRTPQGRVATKKAYEHLGIVYTGNIGENRENGPTLF
- a CDS encoding alpha/beta fold hydrolase, with the protein product MTPSLLEHINSGKTVEIDDLRFFYLDEGKGEETILLLPGFLTTSYNYRKLVNLLSAHYRVIALDFLGTGFSTRPDDPLSHRLQAHYLAPFLEKVVGDKKVHVVAFDYALPILCFTFKEHANQYKSLSILGGFMNLPKFRFYFPLHFLRLPLVGEVFSFLFRPPLLRLIYKLFLVNKTHQLSYEWEKTMYHLLFEGKARKNTLEFIRNVDRSTHALREIEEGAKNFVGLRQIYIGEEDFRISPNQTEYMKETLRTSSLVFLPAKHLPMEECPEVIFEKLHYFVDSFSHKKTKTFHFNKQNKD
- a CDS encoding carboxyl transferase domain-containing protein codes for the protein MERIISKTNPQSSEFVANRTAYLETIVPIRKIIDNVKLGGGKKALEKHKSRGKLTARERIAELIDAGTEFMEICGLAGEGVYSDPVPSAGIITGIGKVEGVDCMIVANDATVKGGTYYPLTVKKHVRAQEIAENNSLPCIYLVDSGGAFLPMQDEVFPDKDHFGRIFFNQARMSAKGISQIAVVMGSCTAGGAYIPAMSDESVIVKGNGTIFLGGPPLVKAATGEVVTGEELGGADVHCRVSGVTDHYAEDDFHALEITRSIIKNINSKKDSQPKETEEPLYPIEEIYGIIERDSKKSYDPREIIARIVDGSRFHEFKKLYATTIVTGFAEVYGYPVGIIANHGVLFSESALKASHFIELCDQRRIPLLFLQNITGFMVGKKYENNGIARDGAKMVNAVSTTTVPKLTIVTGGSYGAGNYGMCGRAFAPEFLWMWPNARISVMGGEQAANVLWTVKKDQKEAAKETVSADEEAIFKKPILEDYEKKSSAVYSSARLWDDGIIDPADTRKVLGRALSILSQRKEERKPFGVFRM
- a CDS encoding trypsin-like peptidase domain-containing protein, yielding MTLKKSNPLRYLAVAFSFLLLGTFLSPILTCGNSTENPLQLKADGGEKLSPAQTQAVALEDAFQEVFDKVSPSVVSIATERTVNVQQHPFSGDPYFDHFFGRPGGGSGRVMKQKQSGLGSGIVLNEDGYIMTNHHVIKDMDKLTVKFKNQKTFDAKLIGSDETMDIALLKIDAPKGTLRPIVLADSNKVKVGNWAIAIGAPLGFEHSFTVGVVSAVQRGGIDSSGLSYIQTDAAINQGNSGGPLLNIRGEVIGINRMIASQSGGSVGIGFTIPINEARRVAEEIKTNGKVTRPWIGVGLDAVSEEDMEQLKLKDTKGAIVRQIIKGSPSDKAGLKLFDVIVEMGGKEIQTPEELIGFVRSSKIGKRIEIKIIRNKNEILTSITPEQKPN
- a CDS encoding DJ-1 family glyoxalase III, with amino-acid sequence MAKRVFIPLCPGFEEMEAIILIDVLRRGNVEVVSGGKSKDPILAARKTLHLADKTFSEIIPSEFDAILLPGGLEGTKQLMKDPEISSILKSFHQQSKMIGAICAAPSVLRYLDIISGDDPYTAFPSADDLAKGKGGMYTGKRIESHNHIHTSIGPGSAFEFALYILESLEGKEVMEKVKLGLHLP
- a CDS encoding energy transducer TonB; this translates as MAQLSFDFRLPEKEEGERRLFFAFTFVILIASFVLAHLITRNMLWKMMAEEQAAEMLGPKEQEKIYEVLVEQQFINPDKKDEYKALSNKDSSGGGGLTEKQGFHTLTQFREFIMGSSASTPSKAQPKSEQSKEEELFEVGIFKADPKTNSNAEESPNQSASSGQMTKIPFNYRFQQDFLFRWDGAKALTIPTKQLAGYYYFKNMLKRIEESFAPPGGGNYAYRDMAGVVAREGIKEGETKVLFMLSEQGQVLDVRLVTSQGQVVVDQACMDSIRGQNFGPVPEEVKSKGLIFGINFIFPGMRYYR